A single window of Pseudomonas lijiangensis DNA harbors:
- the rarD gene encoding EamA family transporter RarD, translating into MYKGVVLSVMASVLFAVMYFYTSLMTPLTGEEIFGWRMLLTVPCATLFMLFSGDWKLVSALAGRIRQQPLLVFGILLSSLLLGAQLLIFMWAPLHGRSLEVSLGYFLLPLTMIATGRIVYGEHLSHLQKIAASLALIGVGHELWRLGSFSWETLLVALGYPLYFVLRRKLKTDNLGGLWFDMLFMLPIGLWFIANGNPMAAQDEPKLYFLIPLLGIISASALISYILSSRILPFSLFGLLSYVEPVLLVCVALLLGESIGRDEWLTYLPIWLAVVVLVIEGARHMLAQRRRDAA; encoded by the coding sequence GTGTATAAAGGTGTCGTGCTGTCGGTCATGGCGTCGGTGCTGTTCGCCGTCATGTACTTCTATACCTCACTGATGACACCCCTGACCGGCGAGGAGATCTTCGGTTGGCGCATGTTGCTGACCGTGCCTTGCGCCACGCTGTTCATGCTGTTCAGTGGCGACTGGAAACTGGTAAGTGCGCTGGCCGGACGCATCCGGCAGCAGCCGCTGCTGGTGTTCGGCATCCTGCTGTCTTCGCTGCTGCTGGGCGCGCAACTGCTGATCTTCATGTGGGCGCCGTTGCACGGGCGTAGTCTGGAAGTGTCCCTGGGTTATTTCCTGCTGCCGCTGACCATGATCGCCACGGGCCGCATCGTGTACGGCGAACACCTGTCGCATCTGCAGAAGATCGCCGCTTCGCTTGCCCTGATCGGCGTCGGCCACGAACTATGGCGGCTGGGCAGTTTTTCCTGGGAAACCCTGTTGGTGGCGCTGGGTTATCCGCTCTACTTCGTCCTGCGGCGCAAGCTCAAGACCGATAACCTGGGCGGGCTGTGGTTCGACATGCTGTTCATGCTGCCCATCGGCCTGTGGTTCATTGCCAATGGCAACCCGATGGCGGCTCAGGACGAACCCAAACTCTACTTCCTGATCCCGCTGCTGGGCATCATCAGCGCCTCGGCCCTGATCAGCTACATCCTTTCCAGCCGCATCCTGCCATTCAGTCTGTTCGGCCTGCTCAGCTATGTGGAGCCCGTACTGCTGGTGTGTGTCGCACTGCTGCTGGGTGAAAGCATTGGTCGTGATGAATGGCTAACCTACCTGCCGATCTGGCTGGCGGTGGTGGTGCTGGTCATCGAAGGTGCCCGGCATATGCTGGCCCAGCGTCGTCGGGATGCTGCCTGA
- the ampC gene encoding class C beta-lactamase, giving the protein MQWTPTGVAAALLLMIGSTAFAQGEAPALDKTVNAEVQSLMQQYRIPGMAIAITDNGQQRFYDFGVASRDSQAKVGNDTLFELGSLSKLFTVTLATWAQANGQLSLTDNIDTYVPQLYASRLGKVPLFHLGTHTAGGFPLQFPDAIRDNGQMMSYFKAWQPQYLPGTHRSYANPSIGLLGMIAASSMKLPFNTAMEQHLFPALGMTNSYIDVPANRQSRYAQGYNKQDEAVRLNPGVLAAEAYGMKSGSGDLIRFVEANMGIVQTAPALQRALADTRTGYFKSGPFTQDLIWEQYTLPVKLETLLAGNSSKIAYETQTATALTPPLKPQQDVWINKTGSTNGFGGYVAFVPGKKLGIVILANKNYPNEERVRLAYRILEELGCCSPD; this is encoded by the coding sequence ATGCAATGGACCCCAACAGGTGTTGCCGCGGCATTGCTGCTCATGATCGGCAGCACAGCCTTTGCTCAAGGCGAAGCACCGGCTCTGGACAAGACCGTGAATGCCGAAGTCCAGAGCCTCATGCAGCAGTACAGGATTCCGGGAATGGCCATTGCCATCACCGACAATGGCCAGCAGCGCTTCTATGACTTCGGGGTGGCCTCCAGAGACAGCCAGGCAAAAGTCGGCAACGACACGCTGTTTGAACTGGGCTCGCTCAGCAAGCTGTTCACCGTCACCCTCGCCACCTGGGCTCAAGCCAACGGCCAGCTTTCCCTGACCGACAACATCGACACTTATGTGCCCCAGTTGTACGCCAGCCGCCTGGGCAAGGTGCCGCTCTTTCATCTGGGCACCCATACCGCCGGAGGCTTTCCCCTGCAGTTTCCCGATGCGATACGGGACAACGGGCAGATGATGAGTTACTTCAAGGCCTGGCAACCGCAATACCTGCCCGGCACCCATCGCAGCTACGCCAACCCCAGCATCGGCTTGCTGGGCATGATCGCGGCCAGCAGCATGAAGCTGCCGTTCAATACAGCCATGGAGCAGCATCTGTTTCCGGCTCTCGGCATGACCAACAGCTACATCGATGTGCCCGCCAATCGACAGTCCCGCTATGCACAGGGTTACAACAAGCAGGACGAGGCTGTCAGGCTCAACCCCGGCGTGCTGGCCGCCGAAGCCTATGGCATGAAGTCCGGCAGCGGTGACCTGATCCGCTTTGTCGAAGCGAACATGGGAATTGTGCAGACCGCGCCTGCGCTGCAACGGGCCCTCGCGGATACCCGGACCGGCTACTTCAAATCAGGCCCGTTCACTCAGGACCTGATCTGGGAGCAGTACACACTTCCCGTCAAACTGGAAACGCTGCTCGCAGGCAACTCCAGCAAGATCGCCTACGAAACCCAGACCGCTACCGCCTTGACCCCACCCTTGAAACCGCAGCAGGACGTGTGGATCAACAAGACCGGTTCGACCAATGGCTTTGGCGGATACGTGGCGTTTGTACCCGGCAAGAAGCTCGGCATCGTGATCCTGGCCAACAAGAACTACCCCAATGAAGAACGGGTTCGTCTGGCATATCGCATCCTTGAAGAACTGGGCTGCTGCTCGCCTGATTGA
- a CDS encoding MFS transporter has product MTSFSHEAQITKARQEQSSTRIAFFIAGFSVASWAPLVPYAKARIGLDDGTLGLLLLCLGMGSILSMPLAGALASRYGCRRLLVCSTLLICLCLPLLATISSLPLLVAALFLFGASMGGVDCTANIQAVIVERASGKTMMSGFHGLFSLGGIVGAGGVSVLLTLGASPLVAMLVVVVLTLAALAKATPHLLPYGSKSEGPAFAIPRGVVLFIGLLCFTVFLAEGAMLDWSAVFLSSLRGVETSYAGLGYAVFAVTMTFGRLFGDEVVRKLGSNRIIILGGLCAASGLAIATLVPAWEAALLGYALVGAGCSNIVPVCYSAVGRQTTMPESVAIPAITTVGYAGILVGPAAIGFIAHVSSLELAFMIVAVMLLGVAISGSQLKT; this is encoded by the coding sequence ATGACCTCTTTCAGCCACGAGGCCCAGATAACAAAGGCCCGGCAGGAGCAGTCTTCCACCCGGATAGCGTTTTTCATTGCAGGTTTCAGCGTCGCCTCCTGGGCACCTCTGGTGCCTTATGCCAAGGCCAGGATCGGTCTGGATGACGGCACGCTGGGTTTATTATTGCTGTGCCTGGGCATGGGCTCGATTCTGTCCATGCCGCTGGCGGGGGCGCTGGCCTCTCGTTATGGCTGCCGGCGCCTGCTGGTCTGCTCGACCCTGTTGATCTGCCTGTGCCTGCCCTTGCTGGCGACCATTTCCAGCCTGCCGCTGCTGGTGGCGGCCCTGTTTCTGTTCGGTGCGAGCATGGGCGGGGTGGATTGCACGGCCAATATCCAGGCGGTCATTGTCGAGCGGGCCAGCGGCAAGACCATGATGTCGGGCTTTCATGGCCTGTTCAGCCTGGGCGGTATCGTCGGGGCCGGTGGTGTCAGCGTCCTGCTGACCCTGGGGGCTTCGCCGCTGGTGGCGATGCTGGTGGTGGTTGTGCTGACCCTTGCCGCACTGGCCAAGGCCACGCCGCATCTGTTGCCTTATGGCAGCAAGTCCGAAGGGCCTGCCTTCGCGATTCCCCGTGGCGTGGTGCTGTTTATCGGCCTGCTGTGCTTCACCGTGTTTCTTGCCGAAGGGGCGATGCTCGACTGGAGCGCGGTCTTCCTCAGCTCGCTGCGGGGTGTTGAAACGTCCTATGCAGGGTTGGGTTACGCCGTGTTTGCCGTGACCATGACCTTTGGACGTCTGTTCGGCGATGAGGTGGTGCGCAAGCTGGGTTCCAACCGGATCATCATTCTGGGCGGTCTGTGCGCTGCCAGCGGTCTGGCGATTGCCACGCTGGTACCAGCCTGGGAAGCGGCCTTGCTGGGTTATGCACTGGTGGGCGCCGGTTGCTCGAATATCGTGCCGGTCTGCTACAGCGCTGTCGGCCGACAGACCACCATGCCGGAAAGCGTCGCGATCCCGGCCATCACCACGGTCGGTTATGCGGGGATTCTGGTCGGGCCGGCTGCCATCGGTTTCATTGCCCATGTCAGCAGCCTGGAGCTGGCCTTCATGATCGTTGCCGTGATGTTGCTGGGCGTGGCGATCAGTGGCAGCCAGCTTAAAACCTGA
- the efeU gene encoding iron uptake transporter permease EfeU, whose amino-acid sequence MLVPFLIMLREGIEAALIVGIIASYLKQTGRGEWMPAVWIGVFLAAALALFVGGGLELMSAEFPQKQQELFEGIVGLVAVGILSSMVFWMRKVARSIKHALHASLDAALAGSKNQTYALIAMVFFAVAREGLETVFFLLAVFQQSEGSSAPLGALLGLLLAIGFGVAIYSGSMRLNLSLFFRWTGLFILVVAAGILSNSVQALHEAGVWNHLQDVVIDFSATLPMDGPLGSVLAGMFGYQDAPTVSTLSAYLIYLIGALVLFFLPHTPAEKQQPSPTSVTNE is encoded by the coding sequence ATGCTTGTTCCGTTTTTGATCATGCTGCGCGAAGGTATTGAAGCCGCGCTTATCGTTGGCATCATCGCCAGTTACCTGAAACAGACCGGCCGCGGCGAGTGGATGCCTGCGGTGTGGATCGGTGTATTCCTCGCCGCAGCCCTGGCCCTGTTCGTCGGCGGTGGTCTTGAGCTGATGAGCGCCGAGTTCCCACAAAAGCAGCAGGAGCTGTTCGAGGGCATTGTCGGTCTGGTGGCCGTGGGTATCCTCAGCTCCATGGTGTTCTGGATGCGCAAGGTGGCCCGCTCCATCAAGCACGCCCTGCATGCCTCCCTGGACGCCGCCCTCGCCGGCTCGAAAAACCAGACGTACGCCCTGATCGCCATGGTGTTCTTCGCCGTGGCCCGGGAAGGTCTGGAAACCGTTTTCTTCCTGCTCGCCGTCTTCCAGCAAAGCGAAGGCTCCAGCGCGCCCCTCGGCGCCCTGCTCGGCCTGCTGCTGGCCATCGGTTTCGGCGTGGCGATCTACAGCGGCAGCATGCGTCTGAACCTGAGCCTGTTCTTCCGCTGGACCGGGTTGTTCATCCTCGTGGTAGCCGCCGGGATTCTGTCCAACTCCGTGCAGGCACTGCATGAAGCCGGCGTGTGGAATCACTTGCAGGATGTGGTCATCGACTTCAGCGCAACCCTGCCGATGGATGGCCCGCTCGGCTCGGTGCTGGCCGGCATGTTCGGTTATCAGGATGCACCGACCGTCAGCACCCTGAGCGCTTACCTGATCTACCTGATCGGTGCGCTGGTGCTGTTTTTCCTGCCCCATACCCCGGCAGAAAAACAGCAGCCCTCACCCACTTCCGTCACAAACGAATAA
- a CDS encoding SulP family inorganic anion transporter, with protein sequence MKPLRIRTEVLAGLTTSFALVPECIAFALVAHLNPLMGLYGAFIICTLTALFGGRPGMISGAAGSMAVVIVALVVQHGAQYLLATVVLGGLIMIAFGLLRLGKLVRMVPYSVMLGFVNGLAIVIALAQMEHFKSGEAWLSGNGLYLMLGLVALTMAIVYLLPLLTRAVPPALVAILSVGLLVYLLELPTRTLGDMAHIAGGLPSLALPDVPWNMETLQIVMPYAVLMAIVGLLETLLTLNLTDEITETRGHSNRECIALGAANMASGFCGGMGGCAMIGQTAINLSSGGRGRLSGVVAGVMILMFVLFLSPLIERIPLAALVGVMFVVSQQTFAWASLRVLHKIPMNDMLAIIAVTIVTVLTDLAAAVVFGVIIAALNFAWQQARELYADTHLEQDGSKLYLMHGTLFFASTARFLNQFDPANDPQHATVDCRHLNFVDYSAIAALKTLRERYSNAGKHLRVIHLSERCKKLLKRAGAHDS encoded by the coding sequence ATGAAACCACTCCGTATCCGCACTGAAGTCCTGGCCGGACTCACCACTTCCTTTGCCCTGGTGCCCGAATGCATCGCCTTCGCCCTGGTGGCTCACCTCAACCCGCTGATGGGTCTTTATGGCGCGTTCATCATCTGTACCCTGACCGCGTTGTTCGGCGGGCGTCCGGGCATGATTTCCGGTGCGGCGGGTTCCATGGCCGTGGTGATCGTGGCACTGGTGGTGCAGCACGGCGCGCAGTATCTGCTGGCTACCGTGGTGCTGGGCGGATTGATCATGATCGCCTTCGGCCTGCTGCGCCTGGGCAAGCTGGTGCGCATGGTGCCCTATTCGGTGATGCTCGGCTTCGTCAACGGCCTGGCGATTGTCATTGCACTGGCGCAAATGGAGCACTTCAAGAGCGGCGAAGCCTGGCTCAGCGGCAATGGCCTGTACCTGATGCTGGGGCTGGTTGCCCTGACCATGGCCATTGTCTACCTGCTGCCACTCCTGACCCGTGCCGTACCACCCGCGCTGGTGGCGATTCTCAGTGTCGGCCTGCTGGTGTATCTGCTGGAACTTCCGACCCGCACCCTGGGCGATATGGCGCACATTGCCGGTGGCCTGCCGTCACTGGCCTTGCCCGATGTGCCCTGGAATATGGAAACCCTGCAGATCGTGATGCCCTATGCCGTGCTGATGGCGATCGTCGGCCTGCTGGAAACCCTGCTGACCCTGAACCTCACCGATGAAATCACCGAAACCCGTGGCCACTCCAACCGCGAGTGCATCGCCCTGGGCGCGGCCAATATGGCGTCCGGCTTCTGCGGCGGCATGGGCGGTTGCGCAATGATCGGCCAGACGGCCATCAACCTCAGTTCCGGCGGGCGTGGTCGACTGTCCGGCGTGGTGGCAGGCGTCATGATCCTGATGTTCGTGCTGTTCCTGTCGCCGCTGATCGAGCGCATTCCCCTGGCGGCGCTGGTGGGCGTGATGTTCGTGGTGTCCCAGCAGACCTTTGCCTGGGCATCGCTGCGGGTGCTGCACAAGATCCCCATGAACGACATGCTGGCGATCATCGCCGTGACCATCGTCACCGTGCTCACCGATCTGGCAGCCGCCGTGGTGTTCGGCGTCATCATCGCCGCCCTCAACTTTGCCTGGCAGCAGGCCCGCGAGCTTTACGCCGACACGCATCTCGAACAGGACGGCAGCAAGCTCTACCTGATGCACGGCACCCTGTTCTTCGCGTCCACCGCGCGTTTTCTCAACCAGTTCGACCCGGCCAATGACCCGCAGCATGCAACCGTTGACTGCCGCCATCTGAACTTTGTCGACTACTCGGCCATTGCCGCGCTGAAAACCCTGCGCGAGCGCTACAGCAATGCCGGCAAACATCTGCGCGTGATCCACCTGTCAGAACGCTGCAAGAAACTGCTCAAGCGCGCCGGAGCCCACGACAGTTGA
- a CDS encoding PhzF family phenazine biosynthesis protein, translated as MTTEILKLAAFSDGDQGGNPAGVWIGDALPDENTMQRIAAEVGFSETAFAAPLDDGWRVRYFSPLAEVPFCGHATIALGAALAAQQGDGLFKLTLNQAQITVEGHARGELTSAALQSPPTHSKAISPQLLEEALALFGYQHSDLDERIPPAAINGGAGHLVLALNSRSKLKAMHYDQEAGRQLMVREGWATIVLVFAESEQFFHTRNPFAFGGVYEDPATGAATAALGGYLRDIGWPHGGVINILQGEDMGSPSRLRAEIPEQIGSSIRVSGMARKL; from the coding sequence ATGACCACGGAAATTCTCAAACTGGCTGCCTTCAGCGACGGCGATCAAGGCGGCAACCCGGCAGGCGTCTGGATCGGTGATGCACTGCCCGATGAAAACACCATGCAGCGCATTGCCGCCGAGGTCGGTTTTTCGGAAACGGCTTTCGCAGCGCCGTTGGACGATGGATGGCGTGTACGCTACTTCTCGCCCCTGGCCGAAGTGCCCTTCTGCGGCCATGCCACCATTGCCCTGGGCGCCGCACTGGCCGCGCAGCAAGGCGACGGGCTGTTCAAGCTGACGCTCAATCAGGCGCAAATCACGGTCGAAGGCCATGCCCGTGGCGAACTGACCTCAGCCGCCCTGCAATCGCCCCCCACTCACAGCAAAGCCATCAGCCCGCAATTGCTGGAAGAAGCCCTGGCTCTGTTCGGGTATCAGCACAGCGATCTGGATGAGCGTATTCCACCTGCGGCGATCAATGGCGGTGCCGGGCATCTGGTGCTGGCGCTCAACAGCCGCTCGAAGCTCAAGGCCATGCACTACGATCAGGAAGCCGGACGCCAATTGATGGTGCGCGAAGGCTGGGCAACCATCGTGCTGGTGTTTGCCGAAAGCGAGCAGTTCTTCCATACCCGCAATCCGTTCGCCTTCGGCGGTGTCTACGAAGACCCGGCCACCGGCGCGGCCACCGCAGCACTGGGCGGCTACCTGCGTGATATCGGCTGGCCCCACGGCGGCGTGATCAACATTCTGCAGGGCGAAGACATGGGTAGCCCGTCACGCCTGCGCGCCGAAATCCCGGAGCAGATCGGCAGTTCGATCCGTGTGTCGGGGATGGCGCGCAAGCTGTAG
- the zapE gene encoding cell division protein ZapE: MDVVSPLDAYERAVQRGFQPDEAQLQAARQLQTCYLALAQKGKAPKGVYLWGPVGRGKTWLMDRFFESLSVPARRQHFHHFMRWVHKRMFELMGTPQPLKVVARELAREVRMLCFDELFVTDIGDAVILGGLLQVMFEEGVVLVCTSNQPPEQLYSHGHNRERFLPAIAAIQQYMDVVTVDGGEDHRLHPGQLHQRYWIAEPGQASALGDIFKALSGGQTVYDSQVMLGYRSINVVQHTDTTVWCRYRDLCEQPLAAMDFIALCDRFSVILLGEVPALSAAQREAKIARGTEDGVEQVAAGDRQLPQLSPNDDGVRRFIALVDECYDRRIPLYIEAQTSMDELYTQGYLSFAFRRTLSRLQEMQLERFTEH; encoded by the coding sequence ATGGATGTCGTGTCTCCTCTGGATGCTTATGAACGAGCGGTCCAGCGTGGTTTTCAGCCTGACGAGGCGCAACTTCAGGCTGCCCGACAATTGCAGACGTGTTATCTGGCGCTGGCGCAAAAGGGCAAGGCACCGAAGGGTGTTTATCTGTGGGGGCCTGTGGGGCGCGGCAAGACCTGGCTGATGGACCGTTTTTTCGAGAGCCTGAGCGTACCGGCCCGGCGTCAGCATTTTCATCACTTCATGCGCTGGGTCCACAAGCGCATGTTCGAGCTGATGGGCACGCCCCAGCCGCTGAAAGTCGTGGCCCGTGAGCTGGCCCGCGAGGTGCGGATGCTGTGTTTCGATGAGTTGTTTGTCACCGATATCGGCGATGCGGTGATTCTGGGCGGCCTGTTGCAGGTGATGTTCGAGGAAGGCGTGGTGCTGGTCTGCACCTCCAACCAGCCACCGGAGCAGCTATACAGTCACGGCCATAACCGCGAGCGATTCCTGCCTGCCATCGCTGCGATCCAGCAGTACATGGATGTGGTGACCGTGGACGGCGGCGAAGATCATCGCCTGCATCCCGGTCAGTTGCATCAGCGTTACTGGATTGCCGAGCCGGGACAGGCCAGTGCGCTGGGGGATATCTTCAAGGCCTTGAGTGGCGGGCAGACGGTGTATGACTCGCAGGTGATGCTCGGTTATCGCAGCATCAACGTGGTGCAGCACACCGACACCACGGTCTGGTGCCGTTACCGGGATCTATGCGAGCAGCCCTTGGCGGCCATGGATTTCATTGCGTTATGCGATCGTTTCTCGGTGATCCTGCTTGGCGAAGTCCCGGCCCTGAGCGCCGCCCAGCGCGAAGCGAAGATTGCCCGCGGGACCGAGGATGGTGTCGAGCAAGTGGCGGCGGGGGATCGACAACTGCCGCAACTGTCACCCAACGATGACGGCGTGCGGCGCTTCATCGCTTTGGTGGATGAGTGCTACGACCGGCGCATCCCGCTGTATATCGAGGCGCAGACCTCCATGGACGAGTTGTACACCCAGGGGTATCTGTCGTTTGCCTTTCGCCGCACCCTCAGTCGCCTGCAGGAAATGCAACTGGAGCGTTTTACAGAGCATTGA